A window of the Citrus sinensis cultivar Valencia sweet orange chromosome 9, DVS_A1.0, whole genome shotgun sequence genome harbors these coding sequences:
- the LOC102625261 gene encoding shikimate O-hydroxycinnamoyltransferase-like, which translates to MSMRIQIKQSCFVKPAEDTPKKSLWISDLDLLVERTHFPTVYFYKPNNNDVSSNFFEAQVLKEALSKALVLFYPVAGRLGINENGRIEIQCNGEGVLFVEAETDFAIDDFKDFTPRLEFQKLVPNPAVDHSSNISSHPLLVLQVLPNTPFTGKYTYFKCEGTALGVGLHHTLADGVSALHFINTWASIARGDTTITPPFFDRTLLKAHIPPSPKFHHIEYDPPPFLKIPTSPSEFENISTATFDITREQLNTLKAKSKKDDETANFTTYEALAAHIWRCVSKARCLPDDQPTKLYIATDGRFRINPKLPLGYFGNALFTATPVTLSGDLQSEPLPSTVKRIQKALKQMTDEYLKSALDYLEVQSDLTSLVRGASTFRSPNLNINNWRRLPLYDADFGWGRPIFMGPAVVVYEGTIYMLASPNNDGGLLLIVRLEADHMQLFEKFLYELQ; encoded by the exons ATGAGTATGAGGATCCAAATAAAGCAGTCATGTTTCGTAAAGCCTGCAGAAGATACACCAAAAAAAAGCTTATGGATTTCTGATTTGGATCTATTGGTGGAACGGACTCACTTCCCAACAGTGTATTTCTATAAGCCAAACAACAACGAcgtttcttcaaattttttcgAAGCTCAAGTGCTGAAAGAAGCCCTAAGCAAAGCTCTTGTATTATTTTACCCTGTGGCTGGAAGATTGGGAATCAATGAAAATGGTAGAATTGAGATACAATGCAACGGTGAAGGAGTTTTATTTGTAGAGGCTGAGACAGACTTTGCTATTGATGACTTCAAAGACTTCACTCCCCGCTTGGAGTTTCAGAAGCTCGTTCCAAATCCAGCGGTTGACCACTCTAGTAACATCTCTTCTCATCCGCTACTTGTTTTACAGGTACTTCCAAATACACCATTTACTGGTAAATATACTT ATTTTAAGTGTGAGGGAACTGCTCTAGGGGTAGGCTTGCATCATACGTTGGCGGATGGTGTCTCGGCACTCCATTTTATCAACACATGGGCAAGTATTGCGCGCGGCGACACCACTATCACCCCACCGTTTTTTGATCGGACCTTACTCAAAGCCCACATCCCGCCTTCTCCCAAATTCCATCACATTGAATACGATCCCCCTCCATTCCTGAAAATTCCTACCTCGCCTTCAGAATTTGAGAACATTTCCACAGCTACATTTGATATCACACGCGAACAACTTAATACTCTGAAGGCCAAATCAAAGAAAGATGATGAAACAGCAAACTTCACCACATATGAGGCCCTGGCTGCACATATATGGCGTTGCGTGTCCAAGGCACGTTGTCTCCCAGATGATCAGCCAACCAAGTTATATATAGCAACTGACGGACGATTTAGAATAAATCCTAAACTTCCACTTGGGTACTTCGGCAATGCACTTTTCACTGCTACACCAGTTACCTTATCAGGTGATCTCCAATCAGAACCGTTACCGAGCACTGTGAAGAGAATTCAGAAAGCTTTAAAACAAATGACCGACGAGTATTTAAAGTCAGCTCTTGACTACTTAGAAGTGCAGTCTGACTTAACATCACTTGTTCGAGGAGCAAGCACTTTTCGAAGTCCAAATCTCAATATCAACAATTGGAGGCGGTTGCCTCTGTATGATGCAGACTTTGGATGGGGCCGACCCATATTTATGGGGCCAGCTGTTGTTGTGTATGAAGGAACAATTTATATGCTGGCGAGTCCAAACAATGATGGTGGCTTGTTACTGATCGTCCGGTTGGAGGCTGATCACATGCAACTCTTCGAGAAGTTTCTTTACGAATTGCAATAA